The following coding sequences lie in one Terriglobia bacterium genomic window:
- a CDS encoding aspartate--ammonia ligase, producing MEVKKADLAGPGIGDYTELEKILPNDYRSLLTARETQKAIFAAKNYIEEHLCKELSLMMVTVPLIVDVESGVNDLLDRDGSRTPIQFHISNDFGKHPVDAQVVQAATKWKRMALRQFECKVGEGLCTDMRAVRKDYFLDHDHSCYVDQWDWERVIRPEQRNLNFLKEVVNCIWKVLVGAEKFVQEMFPKLKDPRYPNLPEKLTFLHAEEILDMFPDLPRKQRETQVLQKYPAVFIIGIGWPLADGLPHENRAADYDDWITDTRHETGKNTHGLNGDILVWNYVTKRRHELTSMGIRVNAETLKRQLEMSKLTEFLKFPYHQAIIRNEIPLSIGGGIGQARTLMTLLRKAHLGEVSVTVWPKILKDMCARKNIFVLE from the coding sequence CTGGAGGTCAAGAAGGCCGATCTGGCCGGACCGGGCATTGGCGATTACACCGAGCTGGAAAAGATCCTGCCCAACGATTACCGCTCGCTGCTGACGGCACGCGAGACGCAGAAGGCGATTTTCGCCGCCAAGAACTACATCGAGGAGCACCTCTGCAAGGAACTCAGCCTGATGATGGTCACGGTGCCGCTGATCGTGGACGTGGAGAGCGGTGTCAACGACCTGCTGGACCGCGACGGATCGCGCACGCCCATCCAGTTCCACATCTCGAACGATTTCGGCAAGCACCCGGTGGACGCGCAGGTGGTGCAGGCGGCGACGAAATGGAAACGCATGGCCCTGCGGCAGTTCGAGTGCAAGGTTGGCGAAGGCCTCTGCACCGACATGCGCGCCGTGCGCAAGGACTACTTCCTCGACCACGACCACTCTTGCTACGTCGACCAGTGGGACTGGGAGCGCGTGATCCGGCCGGAGCAGCGCAACCTCAATTTTCTGAAAGAAGTGGTGAATTGCATTTGGAAGGTGCTGGTGGGCGCGGAAAAATTCGTGCAGGAGATGTTCCCCAAGCTGAAGGACCCGCGTTATCCCAACCTGCCGGAGAAGCTGACCTTCCTGCACGCGGAAGAAATCCTGGACATGTTCCCGGACCTGCCGCGCAAACAGCGCGAGACGCAGGTGCTGCAGAAGTACCCGGCGGTCTTCATTATCGGTATCGGGTGGCCGCTCGCCGACGGTTTGCCGCACGAGAACCGCGCCGCCGATTACGACGACTGGATCACCGACACGCGTCATGAAACGGGCAAGAACACGCACGGTCTGAACGGCGACATCCTGGTGTGGAACTACGTCACCAAACGGCGCCATGAACTGACGTCGATGGGTATCCGCGTCAACGCGGAGACGCTGAAGCGGCAGCTTGAGATGTCGAAGCTGACCGAGTTCCTGAAATTCCCCTATCACCAGGCCATCATCAGGAACGAGATTCCGCTGTCCATCGGCGGCGGCATCGGGCAGGCGCGCACCCTGATGACCCTGCTCCGCAAGGCCCATTTGGGCGAGGTCAGCGTCACCGTGTGGCCCAAGATCCTGAAAGACATGTGCGCGAGGAAGAACATCTTCGTGCTGGAGTAG
- a CDS encoding PilZ domain-containing protein, whose protein sequence is MAANSPGPFEVLRRWKRHQIRVPVRLVVHRGDLTTRVNGRGTELNEGGMCVFAGVELNNGDQVELEFTTPYSAEPLRVWANVRNRYGYYYGLEFLTENAGERDQVERFRDVLRSATGNA, encoded by the coding sequence ATGGCAGCAAACTCCCCTGGTCCCTTCGAAGTGCTACGCCGCTGGAAGCGCCACCAGATTCGCGTACCCGTGCGCCTGGTAGTGCACCGTGGGGACCTCACTACGCGCGTGAACGGACGCGGCACCGAACTCAACGAAGGTGGCATGTGCGTTTTTGCCGGCGTGGAACTCAACAACGGCGACCAGGTCGAGTTGGAATTCACAACTCCGTACTCGGCGGAGCCTTTGCGTGTCTGGGCCAACGTGCGCAACCGCTACGGTTATTACTATGGCCTGGAATTCCTCACCGAAAATGCCGGCGAGCGCGACCAGGTCGAGCGCTTCCGCGATGTCCTGCGCAGCGCCACCGGCAACGCGTAA